Genomic segment of Penaeus vannamei isolate JL-2024 chromosome 36, ASM4276789v1, whole genome shotgun sequence:
tccctccttctcaccctctagctcctcccccttcaccaacCCTACCAAGAATCCTCCCCTCATCAAAttaattcccccctctctctatacccTCTCTTCGCTTATTATATTAAtcttctcccgtccctcctccccccacccccagtctCCCCAAGGTCTCTTTAGGCACGTTGTCGCTGTATGAGCAGTTCACGCAACGTGTTTTGTGTTTACCTCGTGACGAAAACATCAGAATTATCGTGCTAACCTTCTCCATAATGTTAAATGTTTTATagattccctccctttttttacaTAGAGGATCGTGCGTTTGATTATTGTTCATGAGGTTAGTCACGGCCACGTAACTGTTCGTATCCGTGAGTTATGGAATTGTTCGAttgattattatctattcttcttaggaatcttgtatttttcttattcttattcttcttatcatcactatcatcatcattattgtttatttattatatactaaTGGTCACTATTTTAATGATTACTAGTTTCCCGCCAAAATGCGCACGTTTAGATTCCGATGTAAACAAATGAGCAACGAGAAGCGTGTGAAGTTGTTCGCAAATAGCTCCGCCCTCAAGTTTTGCCAGCAACGACCTTCAATGATAAATGATGTTAATGACctttgaagaaaatgaaaaaaataggctGAAAAATATTACTTTGACATTGTCTGTGTCGTACGGTTATCGGCCGGCATATTTTACGTTGAAATGTTTAACCTTTGAAGTTTATTGGTGCGGTTCAGCGTACAATTAGATAGTCATTTATAAGTCGCCGGCGTATAGCAGATgacataatgatataatgactTGTCAGAGGAGACAGGTAACGGAGTAACCCTAATGATTATATAACAATTATGGATATTAACCTGGGTCTCCTTACTGGTcgcccatctttcttctttttctgtttcttctttttcttcttcttcttcttctctctctctctctctctctctctctctctctctctctctctctctctctctctctctctctctctctctctctctctctctctccctccctctctctctcacacacacacacacaccacgcatgcGCAGATCCCATCTCACAGACGCATTTGAAATAGATccgaaaagctaaaaaaaaaaaaaactaggtcGCGGTGTCCGAGACGCGGATCGTCCTATCGAATTTCACACGCGCGTCAAATCGTTtcataatttaaaaaagaaatcaatGCTGATCTAGTATTGATACGTTGCAACGGGCGAGGAAGGCCAcgatgttgctgctgctggttACCAACGCACGTGCAACGGTGGCACATTGCAGTAACCTATACGTgcaatgaatgattttttttgcGTGTGATTCTGCATGTCTGAGTACTGCTAAAGGACTTACTGCATTCAGTCCATAGTTAGTAGTCTTAAAAGTGAACGTTTGAAGGCAGGACAAGGTTCATTTCTCCGCTAGGTGTCAGTAAAGTACTTTCACTTCACTTACAACTGCGTGAATTTAGGTCTCTGCCATAAAACCATTCGATAAAAGTCACAATCATAACTCCAATAAATGTAATCCGATCGGAAAAAGACACAATCATAACTCTAATAAATTTAATCCGGTATTAGGTAGTGACGTCATCATACAACTACATGTATGGAACAGagccacaaaataaaaaaagaaattgggGACAGTGGCAGGAGATGTCAACACACCATAAATACAATATGGTCCACTTCCTTATTGTATctttccctccacaccctccctccctccccttttttcactCCCTATGTCGATAttcacgccctccctctctccttctttccttctctctttctatcccttcttccgTCTTGCTTCCcctgtcctttcttttctctctcccttccgtccctctctccaccccctcctgtctcccctctcccaccctccactcactcctcctcttcattccttcctttttttctccacctttctcgtTCCTTCGCTCATTTCCTTACCTttaccctctttcctttcctaccttctctgcttcccatttctcctctctcctctcctcccctgttctcctttccccttcttccctattctcttctctcttctccttttccctctcctcccctcttctgccatctcttctcttctcacctcatCTCCAAtctgctctcctcccctcttctcctttccccttttctcccctcttctcccatctcctctcttctcccctcttcccctcttctcctcccgtctcctctcctcccctcctctcctttccccttttctcccatctcccctcttcctctcttctctcctcttctccccttttcttatcttAACATTCCGGAGCCTTTGCAAGCCAAGAaggtaacccccctcccccctccccccctacccttccccccccttcccccattcacttGGCATTCTTCGCAGACCATATGCCACAGGttgacacatacgcacatacgtacatgtacaactacacatacgcacatacgtacatgtacagctacacatacgcacatacgaacATGTACaactacacatacgcacatacgtacatgtacaactacacatatgcacatacgtatatgtacaactacacatacgcacatacatatatgtacaactacacatacgcacaactACACATACGCATGTAAACGCACATTCTCATGTATGcacagagaagcagacaaataCACATGATAGATATAcaagatagatagtaagataatagtttaattataaaaaaaacaattaaaaacaatcTTGGTCGCTTAAAGACCTTGTTCTTTATAAGGAGGGTCGCTTCTTACaccttctccgccccccctccccccccccttttgaccATGGCACTAAAAACTGTCAACTGTTGTGTCACCGCAATCTGAGGcttcctttgaaaaaaaagaaaaaaaaaacttgtagatGTGTTTACGATCTGTCGTAGAAGCAGTCGGGTATTTAgtgatgaatacatacatgtgtatatgcatatatttatattctctttctctctctttttctctttcttgttctctttctctttttctttctctttctctttctttctctttctcgttctctttctcttcctttctcattctctttctctttctctttctctctctctccctctctctctctctccctctctccctctctccctctctccccctctccccctctcccttccttccttccttccttccttcctcccttcctccctccctctcattcaaagaaagagaaacgaaggacaagagtatagaaaaacaaaaacaaacaaacataatcagCCTCAAGAGGGATAATCCGAGTTCAAAAGGAAGGATCGATTACGAGACCAGTAGAGGCTAAATTACCACAAACAACACCGcaagggaaaacaaacaaacaaacaaataaacaagactcaacgagaaaaaaacactttCGCTTCTGCTCTGGGCATGAGTTGCCAGATGTCGCTTGACCCCATTATGCTTGACTACCGGCGCAAGACCGCTGGACTTTAATTTGCGAAAGTTATGGCGATTTTCCGTTACCTGCGACGGACAAATCACTCAAGATAACCTTCCTGGTCTATTCATGCGTGGTTTATGAAAAACTACCCGTGATTTAGGGGGAAAtgtaagggtgggaggagagggagagagagagggtgggagggggaaggggagaggagggagggagggagagggagacagtgagagggaaagatatagatacagaaaaaagatagaaagaaagaataagcttataattagtagtatgtagagtgggtaggaaggggagagagggagggagagagaaaaagatggacacagaaaaaaaataaaataaagaataaggctATAATTAGCAAACTATTTTCAAAGTGCGTCTCCCTTCCTCACAAATGTATTTagatcaacaaaaaaaaagagaaaaaataaatctaaaaaaaaaggaaagacaaaaataatgaaaaaaataggtcACCCAATCCTTCGAGAATTCAAAGAGCTTCAAGTGCCAATAAGTGCCAAAGGAGATACCGCGTGCCAAAGAGTGCCAAAACAGATCGACACTCCCCTCTTGTGTGTTCCGAAATGAGTACCACGTGGCCGAGACGACGCTACTTTCAGCTCGTACTTTGAAGTTTAGCGCTCTCCGCTACGCTTCTCCGCTTAGCTGTCACCGCTACATAGGACCACGTGGCTTggagagataataaagagagagggaaggaaaggaggagtgggagaggggaatgaggaagagggagagagggaaaatgaggaagagagagagggagaatgagtaagagggatagaaaaaggaaatgttATCAAAACCCATCaccaatatgattatttttttttacattaatctATCTTCCTCTCGCATTAAAGTCATTAATCATTTAATCAAAACTCTCAGCCATTAGGAATCGCCTAAAAAAAGTAATTGACTATaaacctttcctcttccttcccttaaaaaagagagagagaaaaaaaaaacgaaaaaaaaatcttaacctcTTCCCATAAACTCCCATCATGCACTTGCCAAAACCGAACATTTCTCGTGTTCGGATACTCTGTTCGTGGCTTCGGTATCTCTCGGTTAGCAACATTAAAAGTTTTATTTTCCTAGTGAATCGCTGTTGATTGGGTTTTTGAAGTTTATATCtggttatgtttatttatttgtttctttaaatGCGTATCTTCAATGTGTCTTTATCTCGCAGTCTGTTTGTCtaccaacttttttttctattttagcgGTCTATCTGTTTTGGCATTTATACAATAGTTTTTTTGTCttaatatgatttatattattaatttctctctctctctctctctctctctctctctgtctccctctctctctctctctctctctctctctctctctctctctctctctctctctctctctctctctctctctctctctctctctccctctccctatctattagTTAACTTATTACAACTAACGATGTATgttgagaaaaatatatataaaccagaAGCCCTTGTAAAATCGACTATTTACAAAGACATTTCGATAAACCTAAACAAAAGAGTTGTAATACCAGTCTCTTTATCGCTATCACGTATCGCATTAAATCCTCTGTACTTTAGAGTAATTTAATCTCGataatccacccccccccctcaccttcccacaCCCTAAACTAGCTATGGTGAAATGATACCTGCTTATGGGttcatatctctttctattttttcgtgtgtttattACCTACGTTTATaatagatttttgttttgtttttttcgtctatACAATGTTtcgtttttctgtgtgtatttgagttCATTTTCCTACGATTACAAtagatttttgttcttgttttttgtttatagacttgtatttttgtgtatttgtgtttattccACTACGTTTACAGTTGaattttatgtgttttttgtgtgtatttatggtatattaacgtttttttcgtctttttacaGGGAGATCGTCACCACTGACAACCTTTCTTGAGTGCCCCTTCCCTGTACCCTATGTGGACAAAGCTACCTCAAAGATCACGTAcaagtaagtttttttttaagtcaagTTGGATGATGTTGACTTTGGGTTGACTTTGGGTTGACTTAGCTTGACTTGGGTTGACTTGGGTTGACTTGGGTTGACTTAGGTTGATTTGGGTTGACTTGGGTTGACTTGGGTTGACTTAGGTTGACTTGGGTTGACTTAAGTTGACTTGGGTTGACTTAGGTTGACTTGGGTTGACTTGGGTTGACTTGGGTTGACTTAGGTTGACTTAGGTTGACTTGGGTTGGGTGGTTGTActtcagggagaaagagagagagatagacgtttTGGTATccgatatatttgatataattggtatgttgatgtatgttttgttgtatgtgtgtgcgtatgtgtaaggaTAGACGGTGTGTGGAGAGGAATTCATATCCAGGAGCAGATTGGTACATActaatattcaaacacacacacacacacacacacacacacacacacacacacacacacacacacacacacacacacacacacacacacacacacacacactcatccccaccaaatccctctcccacactatcctcacccttccaccaacactcccgcccctcaccccctcacccccttcaccctacaaccaacactccctcccttcacccccctcaccccctcaacccctcaccctctcccctcctccccacccctcactcttccaccaacactcccatccttcaccccctccccctcccactcctcaccccctcaccccttcaccctctcaccccttcacccttccaccAACACTCCCACCCCTCAtccttccacccctcaccctcccacacacacccccacccccgcacaccttcctccctcctaccttctccattCCCCATTCTGTATAAGGTGTGTAACCACTTACGTCCACGGGATAATGGATACAAGATTCCTTCCTTCACACCGGTATCCTAACTTGAAAACACCGGTATCCTAACTTGAAAATATTCGTTGTAGGATTTTTACAACCTATTCAGTCAGGTTATCCTTGGGTCTTTCCCTCAGTGCgagtgattgttgttgtttgtctgttgctAAGGTGTCGGGGTGTTTTCTTTGGCGTTTATGCGAGGGTGTAGGTGTGGGGtgtatgattttttctttgttagatttttttttctctgtttctgtctgtctgtctgcctgtttctctgtttctgtctgtctgtctgcctgtttctctgcttctgtctgtctgcctgtttctctgtttctgtctgtctgtctgcctgtttctctgtttctgtcccctctatatatgtatatatccttcccctctctctctctctttctctctctaccctgtcagtctgttctctttatttcttttttttttctctctctttcccctctcctcccctcctaccagtGCCACCGACGCCACGCCACTCGTAACTAGCCCTCATTCTTTTCAAGCACTAATTGTCATGCTTTAGATGTGCTCAACAGGCCATGACATATTTTGATGATTGTCTTTTAACTCAACCCTCACGATGTTGCCtcgttttcattcctttttttgtgttgtttgctGTCAAGTAGACGAAAAAGTATAAGCGAATGGATATCTCGAGCTCGGAAACCTATTCCaaaccttcttccctctcccgaaaacaaaagacgatcgggtTGTGTAAAGAACACGCGTTCCGCCGCAAACCCGATTGGATTCAAATCCTGATCACGTGTCACTTGTATTGCGGTCTTCCTGCTCAGCGAGTTCATAAACATCTTGCGGTCTCTCCCTTGGCCAGTTGCTCATCCGTCCTTGGCCAGATGGATCTAGGACGCTCCCGACCGCCACCCTGCCTTTTCCTTAATTATAAGTCGCCTCGCATCAAAGGGATGTGCTAATGGATGATAATTACATGCTCCTAGCTCTTGCAATTAAGAGGACTGGGAGAATGTGCTTGGGGACTGTTCTAGAATGCTTGAGTGGTTTGGGAAGGGACTTGGATGCGGCATTGGGTAGGGATCAGCGACTCGATTCGCTGCGTGTGCGattcgattttgtttttctttttgtttttctttcgtgttcgGGTTGAGGTTGTTCCGTTTATGTTTTCCGCGATGttgatatattttcttgtttatgattAGCTTTTTCTgattaatatattacatatattttccttttactgTTACTGCCTTTTTATTGCAAGTTAGAAGACAAAAGATATCCATGGCAACAGGCAAGTAAACAAACATACGAAAACACAAGAaccaataaacagaataaaaccggtcaagacaaaaatagaaaacttAACCTCACCTCCGCACACCCtgccacacaaacaacaaaccaaacaaaaaacaaataactgactcacctccccacaccccgccacacaaaacaaaaaccaaataactgaataaacgaacagataaaacagaaaataggACATTTCATCTGCAAAACCCACTCACCtaaccgcccctctctctcctcctctcccccccgcaGGTGCCCTCGTAACGTCGAGATCATCGAAGCCGTGAACACCCGCAGAGGAGGCGAGGCCATCGAGGTCATCGAGATCGACGACCTGGAGTCCTCTGCCCTGAACGACGGCGCCCAGGTGGTCGTCGTGAAGCCCCTGCAGCCCACGGAGCTCGAGAACCCCGGACAGGGCATTTACACGAGTCCCTCCGAATGCAAGGACAACGAAGTGTACAATCCCGAAATTGATGCGTGAGTTGTTGTTCGGATTGTTTAAGTTGATGCGCAAGTGGTTGTTTGGATTGTTTAAATTGATTCGCGAGTGGTGTTTGGATTGTTTAAGTTGATGCGTAAGTGGGTGTTTGGATAGTTTGCCTTGTTTGGAGTTATCATCGTTACAGTTATTAgtagcataaaaaaaaacaagcacttcGCATGGAGCTTTGAGAGTATTGGTGATAATGTTaccgatgatattaatgatagtatttcCATAATTCGAATCGCATTCCCGTTCTCACCGCCCCCTCTCCCGACCCCAACAGGTGCCTGCCCGTCATCCCCGTCACCCCCCCTGAGTCTGGCAAGCCCAACAAGCCCAACAAGCCTAACAAGCCCAACAAGCCCAAGCCAAACAAGCCCAACAAGCCCAACAAGCCcctcgagaaggaggaggagcgcccCGTCGTGATCGCAGTCGGCAAGGAGAAGCGACCAAGGTGTCCCGAGGGCGAGATCTACCTGTCGGAGCTGGACATCTGCGTCTGCTATCCCGAGGAGAACTGCGAGGACTAAATACCCGGAATACCAGATGCGTGTGCGCACGAGagatgcatgtgcgtatgtgggtCGGGGATAGGCGCTCGCGGGAGACGCACATGGACGTGGTCGTGTCTGTGTGGGTTTGACGTGAGGGTTTGAAGACTCGCATACACGCATGGGTGTCTGTGCGTACGTGGGTTTGAACGCTTGGagacatgtgtacgtgtatgcgtttatgtgaaCGTATACGCGTATGTGGATCAAACATACGGACATGAATGGACGGTGAAAACACTTATGTATGCAGATAACCATATGAacgtgaatacatacatgtacatacatgaagACATAACCGTACATAGATACACGAGAGTTTATGAACACATGTACTtacatgaatacaaatacacgaagagagaaacacagatcccgtacacatacacacctacccaTCCAGGCACTGTgatgtagacacgcacacacacacgcacacaaacgcacatagatTCCAGAAGGCTGTTCGGAGAGCTGGTGAACGTATTTTATATGATCTGTATATGAGAATCTAACAGTATAGCAGTCATGTAAATACAGCTAActtaatttaatttttatttacatttgccAGTGTCCAGATCTGGGTTCTGGCAGCAAGACTTCGGTAGCTTTAAGTAGTTTTTACAAAGCTTGTGACAAATTTTTGGTAATGCAAAAAAAGATTTTTATATGCACTTTATATTCGCAAAGTAGATGTCAtatgacttttatatatatatttgatagtaCAAAAcctgtcttccctttttttcttttggtcatACAGATAACTTTTCCAGAATAAATGATGTGCACaaaatctgtttttctttttttgtcttttacaaATCCTTCTGCATACGAGATTATAAAATaccaaaggggggaagagaaggaagagaggaataagggaagaagagaaggaggagaggaataagggagggagagaaggaagaggggaataagggaagaagagaaggaagaggggaaagtgggagggagggggaggggaggaggtggatgggaaggaagaggaaaacgagagatggaagaaatgaagaaagcaggaagggaagaaagaggagagtgaatggAATATCATTGTCTATTTCCTCTTTAATAAATACAAAGCAAAAACTCGTCGACAATACACAAAATACCAATTTGACGAAGTTTCTGGTCGCGATGACTTGACAAACAAGTTTTCTCTCGATGTGTacgctttgtaaaaaaaaaaaaaaaaaaaaaaaaaaaaaattgaatgaaaatGAATCTCTGAATAAAAATACTGGATCGATCTgagtaaatctaaatatatataattggatcgaaaattattgttatatatatgtttatatgattggATCGAAAATGATTATTACTTTATGGTAACACTGGACGTAATGAACTTTCGTCGACTTTGTTATTTCCTGTCTCTATccctcgtctctctgtctttgtctttctctctctctctctctctctctctctctctctctctctctctctctctctctctctctctctctctctctctctgtgtgtgtgtgtgtgtgtgtgtgtgtgtccttctctctgtccctctctgttatctctctctctctttatttccctctttcttcctctccctctaactctcttcatctctatctctcttccctctccatttctacccctctctccctccctcccccctccttcccaaaccgataaacaaaacaaaaaagagcgaaaacaacaacagaaacaacgacgcaaaaaaaaacaaaaaaacggaaatacggaaaaaatagcgaaaacaacagaaataacgacgccaaaaaaaacgagaaaaacaaaaaacaaacaaacaaaacaacgggAATACGGAAAAAATGgcgaaaacaacagaaacaacgacacaaagaagaaaaagaaatacggaacaaaaaaaaagcgaaaacaacgacgccaaaaaacaaaaacaaaacaaaacaacggaAATACGGAAACAGAAGTCGTATTAACGGAAATAAAAGTCGTATTAACCTAACACCTTTTTCCGGGAATATCATGTGTCGTTTCCCACGCGCAAGCAGGAAGGAAATTGTTGTGATTCTGTTGTTGACattgaagggaggagaaggagggagggagggagggagggagggaaggagtaagagaaggaagaaagggttaagggagggagggaggagtaaggaagggaaggagggagggaagaaaggagtaagggagggagggaggagtaagggaagggaaggaggaggagggaagaaaggagtaagggagggagggagggaggagggagggagggaagagtggaggagaaggagagaagggtggagggaggaaggggtgaggaagggagggaagggtggagggagagaaaggagggagggagggaagggtggagggagggagggaagaaatgagtaaggaagggaagggtggacggaggaagggagggagggagagagaaataagggagggagggaggagaaggagagaagaatggagtaagggagggaaggatggagggagggaagagaagagtaagggagggaagggtggagaaggagggagggagggaacaaaggaatagggagggaatggtggagggaggagggagggagggaggagtaaggaagggaagggtggaggggaaagtgggaggtgaggggaaggcgaggagatggaagggaaaggaagaggagagtgaaggaagagaaagaagaaatggataagggaggaagagaaggaagaggataatgggagagagaggaggaaggggagaggaaggaagaagagagtgaaggaggaaatgggaggaagggaagagaggaataagggagaaagggaatgaagaaaagagggaaggagggagggagggagagagagaaaggaataaatgagatggaagaggagaaatgggagggaatgaaggaagaaggagagagaattgagagaaaaggaaagtaagaaaagaaggaaggaagaagggagaaagaaacgagagaggagggaagtaaggagagaaggaaggaaagtagagagaaaggagggagggaaaatgggaagaatggaggaagttgGAGAGTATAGAAtgcacgatagatagatagatataaatagatagatacatacatagatagagatagatagaaatatatacattatatatatatatatatatatatatatatatatatatatatatatatatatatatatatatatagagagagagagagagagagagagagagagagagagagagagacagacagacagagagccagccagcgagacaaacagacagactaccaaacaaacagacagacaaacaaacgaaagacCAAACGAGAACCcaacctcttttccctccctcacccacaaaacaaacaaacaaacaaacaaatacaaatgaaaaacgACACAAATCCTTCCCGCTTGTTTACTTTCTCCGGCTAACAAGACCAACGAGCATTACCATACGAATTCCTCCCTTGGCCGTTACATGAAGCCCAATTACAACGACCGACCTCTTGTGACGGCCAAGCGGCTTAACGGAACCTAGGCGCTCTTCCTGCTCATTGGGGCCAGAAatggacatgtgtatatatatatatatatatatatatatatatatatatatatatatatatatatatatatatatatgtgtgtgtgtgtgtgtgtgtgtgtgtgtgtgtgtgtgtgtgtgtgtgtgtgtgtttgtgtttatgtttatgtgtgtgtgtgtgtgtgtgagagagagagagagtgtgtgtgtttgtgtttatgtttatgtgtgtgtgtgtgtgtgagagagagagagagagtggtgtgtgtgtgtctgtgtgtctgtgtgtttgtgtttacatgtgtctgtgtgtgtgtgtttgtgtttatgtttatgtgtgtctgtgtgtgtgtgtttgtgtctgtgtgtgtgtttgtgtttatgcttatgtgtgtctgtgtttgtgtttatgtttatgtgtgtgcgtgtgtgtgtgtttgtgtttatgtttatgtgtgtctgtgcgtgtgtgtttgtgtttatgtttatgtgtttgtgtgtgtgtgttcgtcccgGTAAAGGAGTCACGTTCGACGACATAGGCCTACAGAGCAACTGGGAGAGTCACGTGACCCGAGCTACGAGGCGGAAGAATATATCAGACAAGAAATATCTGTTCtcacttattttcatttctctctctctctctctctctctctctctctctctctctctctctctctcatctcctctctctctctcctctctatctctctctctctctctctctctctctctctcacctcatcaCTGTCCtcattgtctctccctctctctctctctttcttcccctttttacttctctctgtctctttaccttccctcattcttgtcacctcacccttaccctctctgtctctccctcttcttccctccctccctctctcgcactccctttccctccctccctgctctcttttcccttccctcccccctctccccttccttccctctctctctctctctccctcttcatcttaaTCTTCTTCCTTGTCGACCTCATCCACAACCGCCTCTCTCTCccgactccctttccctccctccctctctccctccttctctctctatttttctttacctcttcatcttccttttcaccTCATCcgtcaccacctctctctcccactcccttttcctctctcctcccttttctctctcccccctccttcccttctctctctccccccctccctcccttctctctctctccccctccctccttctctcaccctctccctctccatcttcttctttgtcacgtcatgcacctctctctcccacttccctttccctcctctctttctccctcccttcctccctctccttctctctctctcccactccctccctccctcccctc
This window contains:
- the LOC113825072 gene encoding uncharacterized protein, which produces MQTAVVLLSCLAYVSAIPVLFLTYSGRSSPLTTFLECPFPVPYVDKATSKITYKCPRNVEIIEAVNTRRGGEAIEVIEIDDLESSALNDGAQVVVVKPLQPTELENPGQGIYTSPSECKDNEVYNPEIDACLPVIPVTPPESGKPNKPNKPNKPNKPKPNKPNKPNKPLEKEEERPVVIAVGKEKRPRCPEGEIYLSELDICVCYPEENCED